The following coding sequences are from one Culex quinquefasciatus strain JHB chromosome 1, VPISU_Cqui_1.0_pri_paternal, whole genome shotgun sequence window:
- the LOC119769959 gene encoding uncharacterized protein LOC119769959: MQSGELEDDAGHGQAEASEATVELISIDFVGPLTRSKRGNTVMLVIVDWITKYVIVHPMRSADAVRMVEFLEREVFLKFSRPRIILSDNGKQFTSLVFQALLAKHKIIHMKTAFYCPMVNNAERVNRVLVTCIRALLDEDHISWDENLQAIVAAINSAKHEVTGVSPHYANFGRDLLLHTDLYTQQDLNTADDPKVAQDMRLSAIRRIQEFINKRIKKNHEKKQQKYNLRTRTVAFKVGDLVWRRTFNLSSKADKFNQKLSPKFVPAVVREVLGTNLYTLEDVTSGKRGRYHAKDIKED; this comes from the coding sequence ATGCAAAGCGGCGAACTTGAAGATGATGCCGGACATGGGCAAGCAGAAGCCAGCGAAGCTACCGTGGAGTTAATCTCGATCGACTTTGTCGGTCCGTTGACACGGTCTAAGCGCGGAAACACGGTGATGTTGGTGATCGTTGACTGGATTACTAAGTATGTCATTGTTCATCCAATGCGAAGCGCAGACGCGGTCCGCATGGTAGAGTTTCTCGAACGGGAGGTCTTTCTCAAGTTTTCTCGTCCCCGGATCATACTTTCGGATAATGGAAAGCAGTTCACTTCACTCGTCTTTCAAGCGCTCCTGGCCAAGCACAAGATCATCCACATGAAAACGGCATTTTATTGTCCAATGGTAAACAACGCTGAGCGCGTGAATCGTGTGTTGGTGACTTGTATTCGCGCTTTGTTGGACGAGGATCACATAAGCTGGGATGAGAATCTACAAGCCATTGTAGCAGCGATCAACAGCGCGAAGCATGAGGTGACTGGTGTGAGTCCGCACTATGCCAACTTTGGGCGTGATCTACTGTTGCATACGGACCTGTACACCCAGCAAGATCTCAATACCGCGGATGACCCTAAGGTTGCACAGGACATGCGGCTGTCGGCGATTCGCCGTATACAGGAGTTCATCAACAAGCGGATCAAGAAGAACCATGAGAAGAAGCAGCAGAAGTACAATTTGCGGACGAGAACGGTAGCGTTCAAGGTCGGTGATCTGGTGTGGCGTAGGACGTTCAACCTGTCATCGAAAGCCGACAAGTTCAACCAAAAGTTAAGTCCGAAGTTTGTACCAGCAGTCGTACGGGAAGTTCTTGGAACCAACCTGTATACGCTCGAGGATGTGACCAGTGGAAAGCGCGGCAGGTATCATGCCAAGGATATCAAGGAGGATTGA